The Clostridioides sp. ES-S-0010-02 genome window below encodes:
- a CDS encoding cysteine hydrolase, which yields MSIALILIDIQNDYFKNGKCELFNTEKTAENAKKILTLFRKNNLPIIHIQHISMSSTSSFFLPDTYGAKINKNVFPLENEEIIIKNTPDSFFKTRLQSCLEEKNIDKLVICGMMSHMCIDTSVRTAKKLGYDITLISDACTTKNLFWDDKEINAEIVHQVFMASLQSSFADIKNTDIFLSNYCK from the coding sequence ATGTCTATAGCTTTAATTTTAATTGATATTCAAAATGATTATTTTAAAAATGGGAAATGTGAATTATTTAATACAGAAAAAACTGCTGAAAATGCTAAAAAAATACTGACACTCTTTAGAAAAAATAACTTACCAATTATTCATATACAGCATATATCAATGAGTTCAACTTCATCATTCTTTCTCCCCGACACTTATGGTGCAAAAATAAATAAAAATGTTTTTCCACTTGAGAATGAAGAAATTATCATTAAAAATACACCAGATAGTTTTTTTAAAACACGTTTACAAAGTTGTCTTGAAGAAAAAAACATAGATAAATTAGTGATTTGTGGAATGATGAGTCATATGTGTATTGATACAAGTGTAAGAACAGCAAAGAAACTTGGATACGATATTACGCTTATAAGCGATGCTTGCACAACAAAAAATTTATTTTGGGATGACAAAGAGATTAATGCTGAAATTGTACATCAAGTATTTATGGCATCCTTACAATCTAGTTTTGCAGATATAAAAAATACAGACATTTTTTTGTCTAATTATTGTAAATAA
- a CDS encoding MgtC/SapB family protein, producing MNNHILIQFEYIARIIIAGLCGALIGYERKNRLKEAGIRTHFIVALGSALIIIVSKYGFDDVVGTPGIGLDPARVAAQVVSGIGFLGAGLIFIRNQSVSGLTTAAGIWATAGTGLAIGCGLYLLGIVSSIIIVITQILLHRDRKWMKLPTAEQVSLKISNSTDSISYIEEKFKQSKIEIINMNIKRIDGDWLEVIIYTKLPKGYKKTNLLKLFSDNPLIESLEI from the coding sequence ATGAATAATCATATACTTATTCAATTTGAATATATAGCAAGAATCATTATTGCTGGTTTATGTGGAGCTTTGATTGGATATGAAAGAAAGAATAGGCTAAAAGAAGCTGGAATCCGAACTCATTTTATAGTAGCACTAGGATCAGCACTTATAATCATTGTTTCTAAATATGGGTTTGATGATGTAGTAGGTACTCCAGGTATTGGTTTAGACCCTGCCCGTGTTGCAGCACAGGTTGTCAGTGGGATAGGTTTTTTAGGGGCTGGATTGATATTTATCAGAAATCAATCAGTGAGTGGACTTACTACAGCTGCTGGTATATGGGCGACAGCAGGTACAGGGCTTGCAATTGGTTGTGGATTATACTTACTTGGTATTGTTTCAAGCATTATTATCGTTATCACGCAAATACTACTTCATAGAGATAGGAAATGGATGAAACTCCCTACAGCAGAGCAGGTCTCTCTCAAAATTTCTAACAGCACTGATTCAATCTCATATATTGAAGAAAAATTTAAGCAGTCTAAAATTGAAATTATAAATATGAATATTAAACGCATTGATGGAGATTGGCTAGAAGTAATTATCTATACTAAATTACCCAAAGGATATAAAAAGACAAATCTGTTAAAGTTGTTTAGTGATAATCCTCTTATAGAATCTTTAGAGATATAA
- a CDS encoding MerR family transcriptional regulator, whose translation MKDYYKIGEISKIYGIGRDSLMYYEEIGILKPFRDTNGYRMYNISDIWKLNLIKEFRSLNFPMKKIKEYLDDRSIESTKTILNEELDLIDKKMLELVSHKENIITRLSSIESVIQNTKIDEIEVVYIEKRKALELNADIERDEDFDFLIQKLQKEYEDRFNILGNNNIGSAFSIEAINNGIFNEFKSVFCFLEDNEEIYNIVFDEGYYVTLNYTGSNSNNKIYMEKVFRFIEENNYKINAAPIEIYKIDIHETGIVDEFVTEIQVPVNK comes from the coding sequence ATGAAAGATTATTATAAAATAGGAGAAATATCTAAAATATATGGTATAGGAAGAGATTCTTTAATGTACTATGAAGAAATAGGAATTCTAAAACCATTTAGAGATACCAATGGATATAGAATGTATAATATATCTGATATATGGAAATTGAATTTGATAAAAGAATTTAGAAGTTTGAATTTTCCAATGAAAAAGATAAAAGAATATTTAGACGATAGAAGTATAGAATCTACAAAAACTATATTAAATGAAGAACTTGATTTAATTGACAAAAAGATGCTTGAACTTGTAAGTCACAAGGAAAATATCATAACAAGATTAAGTTCAATTGAAAGTGTGATTCAAAATACTAAAATAGATGAGATAGAAGTTGTATATATAGAAAAAAGAAAAGCCTTAGAATTAAATGCTGATATAGAAAGAGATGAGGATTTTGATTTCTTAATTCAAAAGCTTCAAAAAGAATATGAAGACAGATTTAATATACTTGGAAATAATAATATTGGTTCTGCTTTTTCTATTGAAGCAATCAATAATGGTATCTTTAATGAGTTTAAGTCTGTATTTTGTTTTTTGGAAGATAATGAGGAGATATATAATATAGTTTTTGATGAGGGGTACTATGTAACATTAAATTATACTGGAAGTAACTCTAATAATAAAATATATATGGAAAAAGTATTTAGATTTATAGAAGAAAATAATTATAAAATAAATGCTGCGCCAATAGAGATATATAAAATAGATATACATGAAACTGGAATTGTAGATGAATTTGTAACTGAAATTCAAGTTCCTGTAAATAAATAG